GAGTTCTACTTAATATTTTTCCAAGATTCCAGTGGCCAATCAAGAAACACATATagctacattttatatttagtaCCAACAATGAATTATCCCTTACAAAATGACTTCTACTCGTTTAAAACAGTTACAAAATCTGTTTTCAAGTAAGTCAGATTGGACAGTGTAAGTTTTAGCATAGTTAACttacttaaaatttaaacttGGACTGAAACCAATTCATATGAAACTGACTCGTATACCTTTCAAAACAACAGTTACACGACTCCCACGAATTTACAGATAAAAGTTATGACTATTTAAAATGACACATTTTTCATGAACGTGCTGATCCAAATCCGAGTTTGCACAAAAACACTTTTAAATCATTCAAAAAAAGTTCATGACATTCCATTTGATAACCTTAACTTAATATACATATTAGGTTGTTTCAACATCAATGAGTAAagtataatatactaaaaactcATGATAATTCAATCACTAACCAAGTTCCTATTACATGCAAGTAAATGAATATTGGTTTCTTCTTAAAAATACACatacatacttttatatatactactacCAACATTTATGAGATTTTAAGATTATTATTCAACTTTCAAATtaggttattattatttcataaaTCTCCAAATATCTATAACCttaaaaccctaattcataAGAAATTGAAATAAGATTGATACCTTTAAGTAGATAGGTAATTCAAACACTAAATCATCCATGCAAGACCTACAATCACCTCTTTGTCCTCTTTTTCCTTAATAAATCGGCCATCACCATACCACCATCATAAAAATGGATTTTCTTTAAAGATTATTGTTATCTTTAAGGGTTTTATTCAATAAAAGGTAACCTATTACACGAAATTCATATTAAGGTaatctattttgttttttgtctatttaaaggatcctattttcaaaaaattcaaataaatggtATATCGTTAGTGTCCACGTCATCAGTTTTACACAAAATTCATATTAAAGGTAATCtatttgttttcgtctattaaaaagatcctattttcaaaaaatcctAATAAATGGTATAtcgttaagtgtcacgtcatcagtttgatgacgtggcactgACTTGACCGGCCTAATCTCgatatatctgtatatatatatataagttggtcaaagtcaagtgtcacgtcatcaaaactgatgacgtggcaattacgagctccgtctgtcaaaTACTAAcgatatatactttattaggaatttttgaaaataagatcctttaaatagacaaaaaacaaataagttacatttaataggaatttcatgtaaataggttacaTTTTTATGGAATCGTCCTATCcctaaataggttacctttttatgtatagGTTACCTTAAACTAATTCGTAGCCCTAATCATGAATTTGAGCAGCCACAAACTATCTCAAGACCTTCTTCACAAATCTAGGGCTTTTCGGTATAGATTCGTTGTCCGTCGAGCCACGAGATCATTTGCTTTCATCAAAACCAGATCTAAGGTAGTAGTTTTCTCTATTAAGATGTTTTATGGTAGTAATCATGGTGGATAGTGCCCAAGGTTAGTTAACTGATTTATTACCGAAATTTAACGTTTTTGAGTCTATTGATGCAccgtttaattttattaatattgtaatattttattatcatttctattgatattatttataattattactatTCATATTTACTATTATTGAtaatttttactatatatatacatatactagtctaatactcgtacgatgtacggtagtatataaattgtatcataacgAAATTCAAATATGCCACATATATGATttgtgagtataaaataaattgtggttcaagtaaaccgatgatttaagctaagttataataaacagtaatgacaaatataatatatgtttagttaaagtcttcatgttattaacttattataagtaatatgagTAATAGgatttgaagaattgagaaagaaaaagagacaactttattaatgagaaaacgatcaatcaaataaggtgattatgtgttttgtatctataagctaAGAAATAGAGTTCAATCCTAAGTcaaataaggaaattgaatctatatataattaaaaaactaatttaataaaataggtTAAAAGACACGTGTCAATCAAGGATTacgtcacgtgtcgtttcaagaacatctcaatcatgttttagtttattggtagatatatattattagttataatatatatatatatatatatttatatttttattattgttacatcattatttatatttatatttatatttgttgtttttattgataataaaaataatgataataatataatagttattatgtttattattttaattagtattacttaattattattttatttattttttatatatatttattataagtttAATAAATGGTACTTTTGTCATTTTTCAAACTTGAAATTCAGATTTATTTAACTGAATACCACTTAATTATGTCAATCAAACACATGACAAGTTTTGAAAGTTTCAAATTCTAATTTCTTTgacaaattccaattccttaaaaaaaaacattcagTAAACCAAACAGCCCCTAAGCATCTTcgatataaaatattttttgaatagtaatattatattgtatttcaACATGTGTTATCTATAAGTAtcaattatgttattataaaaatttaatattttaatcttaCGTTACGCGGCAAAATAATCCCGTTCAAATTATATGACAACCTTCCCGGGGTTACTTTTAAAGTATGGAATTGGTAAAATAAAGACTCGAGGGTGGATGTTAAAATAACCCAACCTTCTATTAGGCTACAAGTGACAGATCATTAGATTCTCAAAATACATTTCCTTGCCAAATATGCTCTTTAAGGCCCGGTATACCCATCACAGTTTTCCTCAAATATCTAGAGGGGAAGGCTCTGctgtggaaaaaaaataatctgtcCTGAGCATAAGTAATCATGCCAGACCTCAAAATAATCTGGATTATAAGTCTACAAACCACAAAGTATCAGAGTTGGCTAATTCACAGGATGCAATGCTGTAATACCCAGTCATATACTGTATTAAAGACGCCAGAAAAGTATGATTTGGCATTACATCATTTGCTTTGATTACAGATGACAtgtaaaaaatcaaaaccataaacttgACGATGCCAAAACATAGCTAGGTTTTTGTGCTCCCAAAGAACCTCGAAAGTGGCAAGGGCCCTTCTGCCTCTTCATCACCGCTCAAATACTTGGATTTTGACTTGTGCCTTTGTCTTTCCTCTTTCTAGATCTTGATTTTGACCTTTTTGATTCTCTGGAATCATCATCGCTACTTGAAGATTCAGATGATGAACCCGAAGAGTTAGGCTCTGAAGATTTCCTCAGATACTATATATGACAAAGAACAATATAAAACCAAGGTTATTTATGTTTCTTGGTCAgataataaaaaagtgtattattATACAGGCACAGGGATatgtaaataaaatacttttgtTCCTTAGTCAAATAAAACAGATAATTTGTCGAAGCTACCATGTGATGAGTATCCTAACACCACATGCGCATACAGAATAAGGGAGATTAGATGCTTGAGATTGATAACAAGGCTTCACCTTAACCTATCAGAAGCAAAAAGAAGTTAACTATTGTTCCAAATGGTGAGTAAGATTTGCTAAGATGTAACGAGACTGTTTTTTGCATGTTACAGATGGTGGCAAGATATCTAGAAATGTTTATTGTTAGATTAGATGTAAGCAAGTAAAGACACCCAAGAAAGCACGATCAAACCAGTACATGGCTATATTGTAACTTTGAGTCACTGAGACTCATGCTAAGATTTACAACTTAAGTTTTGACTCTGTAAAAAGGACATCCAAAGTTAATGATAAATTTGCACTCTATTCAAGCTTCATGAAACTCATACAGCCCTGACGGCAAAACACAAAGATCATATCCTTAGTTTAGTTTCAAAGTTTGTGGCACACGAAATATTTGTGTGCGCTATCTCACTGAAACACAGTTCAATCTTATCTTCCCAACTTCGGAAGattcataaatcttttctaCGACTTTACATGTCAAGACCTCTATGAAAGGTGCATTAAAGCACTTTTGGTGGTTTGATACTAACTCAAGTCGAccattataaaatacataatgTACAACAAGTAGCAAGTTGCATAAATACAATGAGAAACATGATGATTAAGGCACCTTTCTCTTCTTGTTGGAGCGCTTTCTCAGATCTTTATCCTTCTTATCTGCAATGAGGGGTAACATGATTATGACAAGCAAGAAAGAAAAGCAGTACGAAATTGATTAAGGTTACAGGGTGCACAGCATACCCTTTCTATGAGTCAATTTATCTTTAGAGTGGTTTCTTCCATGAGCAAGCTTAGTTGCGCGTTCTGCATCTAGCTGAGCCCGATATTCTCGCATCATTTTATCTTTATCAGCTTCTAGCTCCCcctttttaatttcttcttcCTAAGAATGGTGTGTGAGAGGAGGGAAAATAATGATGAAAAGAAGGATAGGATGTGTGTGTaccttttgcttctttttgtACTCTTCCCAGGTAACAGTATGGGAAGTTTTGAGGCTAGCCAAACGAGCTGCATGCCACTCTGGTGAATGAAATGAACCATCCACCTGCGATTCTCTTAATCAGAAAGAAAGAGAAACAAAGGGCGGTATCCCTAGTGTATATAAATGAGATGTTGTATTTATCCATGTATGTATCCTAGTGTAAATAAATGGTACAAAAGAACATAATAATATCTAGAATGTTAGTAGTAATTGTAAAATAATCTGCGACAATTTTCAGTGAATGACTGAGCTGCTAAAAATGCACAAGGCATGTGATGCGGGGGCaaataatggtggtggtggcgactgttggtggcggagacggtgtcgagtggtgtaaattattgatgtaaatgtaattgatgtaaaggattaatggagatattttgaaagataaaggttgagatgtagacaaccttacctctacctaggtagagaggctgcttccatgcacaggatctctaccctatatatgtGCGGAGAAtaatgaatataaggttgtcatGTACTAAGCTTAGGTATAGAATTTCTCacttactaattttttaatatctatTGGATAACGAATAGATGATTAGGCCCCCATGTTTCTATGAACTCAAATATTAAGATGTGGGGTTCTACAATTAAGCTTAAGTACATGAGAGCATTATGTTACCATCCCctcgtatatatatttacttatctGAAAAAAGTTTCTCctctatataaacataaattcatacataaaacataacataCTATATCAATAACTTTATTGCTAAGAAGATGTCAACGACAACATTACAACAGCTTATAAGAATCTTAGCCATTGTTTCCATTCCAATCTTGATAAACAATTTGGATGGGTTTGCTATTATAGTAGGATTTGCTAACAAAGgtttgatatttttgtttttattatatgcattatatatacacataataaatGATAATAGGAATAGAATAACCCTATATATAGGGTTATTTAAAGAACCCAGATTATCAAAGGAACGCGAGAACAATCTCAGCCATACATTTCTCCCATTCCCCGGCCCACCATCACCGCCACGGTtttgtcaccaccaccaccggccTTCTTCCTCATCGtcaccaccatcgtcgccgGAAACTGTGATTAAAGAAGGCTCTGCCCTTAAAGGTATTAATAAAGGATAGCGGGTGAGGTGTTGAATTTTGAGGCCCTTTCAGGTTGTTTTGGCCTTAGGGCCTGTTAGTCAGGTTGTTTAGGAGGCCCACCTATATATACCTAGCCTATACATTGTAATTTTTTGTactgaaaattaataaaatctgTAGTTGCAGTTACCACGTTATATTCTCGTGTTCTGTGGTGCAACCTGTTCTTAATAAGTGGCATCAGAGCTAAGGTTCGTATGATTCGATTGTTCGTTGGCTGCTCGATAAGGGTTCTGTTTTGTCCCCTTGTTTGCTGGTCTTTCTACAGCAGCAAACCTGCTGTTCGGATCTGTTTTTGCTGCTGCTGTTTGCTGCTGGAACTGTTGTTTCTTTTTGTTCAATCTAATCTGGACTAGATTGAGAGGCGGTTTGAGGCTGTTCCACTGTTTGCAGCCACCTGTTGCAACCTTCTATTGCTCTTTAGATCTACAATCTGTTCATAAATCCGATTGAGGTAATTCTGCTCGGttgatttgtttgattttaGGTCAGCTTTTGCGACTAGGGTTTCTGATTTTTGGGGTTTGTGGTGTTGATGGATTGATTGGAAGATATAAGGATTGGTAACAGAATTGGTTTTTTCATGTGGATTCTTGTTGACGGGGGTCGGAGAGGACGCCTAAGAATTTTCCATTTCCCTTTTAGAATCCCAAAAGCACGCTACACATCTTTCCTCGCCCCCTCTTGTAACTTCTTGAATCTTTTCTCCTTCGGGTCAGTAGAATACGGGTATTCTTTAATAAATGTCGAGTACTTGTTGTAGATACCATGAGTGAGATAATAATCGCGTTTGTAATAGCGGATGTTAACGAAGAATGAAGTGTCCGGTGCCGTCCCATTTTGCTCCGTCAGATACAAGTCGGATAGGTTCAACACGCCGATGTCAATGTTTGAACCAGGAGCACCAAaataagcatgccaaatccacgtATCTTGAAAAGCGGTTATCTCAAGGATAATAGTGAGAACGCCATGGTCGACTTTCGTATATTGTCTTTTCAAGTGTCTAGGACAACTTAACCACTCGACATGTGTACAatcgatgctaccaagcatcccAGACATGTGATGGCGATCTTCGTGTGCCTCGAAAATGTGAGCAACGTCGTGTTGAGTAGGCCTACGTAAGTACTCTCGACCATACAACTTAATGATGGCGTCACAAAAATGAGAAAGGCACTCGCGCCCGGTTCGAGCGGCCATATGTAAGTACTCATCGTACTCATCGGGCGGATTGCCCGTCGCGAGTTGGCGTACCACGCAACACACTTTTTGGATCGCCTTGAAACTTCTTCTCCCATGCGCATCGATCCCCTCTTGAAAATATGGAAATTGCGCCTCGATGTTGTCGACGATTTTCAAAAGCATCGTTGTATTTTGGTTCGTCAACAAACCAATCATTTAGTAATATTTGATGACCGATTTGACGTTCTCGATTTATGTATCTACGGTTTTGAACGTCGTTAGAGTTTGACGTGTTGTCCATCCATTGAACCGCGTTTTGCAAAAAGTGAATATCGATTTCGGATGACGATTTTTAGGCttgataaaatgtatatatgttgtttgtatagatagaaaaagatgatatatatatatatagtgtaaggaaaaaagttttttttttttatcaatttggtcaacttagccgttgggggggggggggacccaCGCTTTCCAACGTTCAGATTTTGAAACCAACTCTCGGCTACATAACTCGATTTACTACCCGATCAATAGCCGAAGGGTAACTGAGCCCTTACCCGAGCAGTACTCCTCCCGGCCTTAGAGATGGTTTTTTAGCGTTTCTCACAGTTATttttggttctcacttgatcacttcactatatatatatgtatatatatagggtaacactccggtgagaacacttttaaaataagaacggtgagaacacttaaaaacatcagtttgatgcattaaaagtccataaaactaacatagtgcttaactaattatcattatttaagtgtttaacaacacattgattcgtcaaaatcgaaaaaatcacgtttttttttatgtgcatccatcttggatgcatattcatcaaaatgatgcatccaacaaaaaacgtgattttgtCGATTTTGACGggtcaatgtgttgttaaacacttaaataatgataattagttatgcgcTATGTcacttttatggacttttaatgcatcaaaatgtagtttttaattgttctcattttaattttgttctcatttgatagtcaccctatatatatatatatatatatatatattaagaaggAAAGAAATACAGTATACGATAATTGAAATCCAACCCATCATTAAATCATATAAGCTGTTGTAACTTATTTACCCTCTAGACCAGATTAAATTGGGATTGATTTAACCTATGTGatgttattatttatatcttttacattCATATAGAGGAGATCAGGAGAAACCCACTTATAACTATAacactttttcttttctctttctgAGGTAATGGCGATGGCACTGACAATTTAGAGAAACTATTGTTTAGTTTACTTCCAATCTGACaatattattaaacaaaaacaaaatattattacCTTATATAAGCTACTGTCGTCAACATCTTCTTAGTCAGTTTTCTATAGAATGCATATGTTGACAGGTCTGGATAGTTGACATAATTGTAAAAGAGTTAATTTTTGAGAGTCAGGTGGAAATTTCTTTTGCACTAAGCAATCCATGTTCCCGTGGAGATTGAAAGGGATGTGTATTTATCTATcaatctatttatattttatggatTGTATAAATAAATGGTACAAAATATGAAACATAATATTTCCAGAATTTTAGTAGTAATTGTGAATCAATCTGCAACGATTATAGGTGAGTGATGTGATGAGGGGAGGCGAAACAGACACAGGGCgaaaaaaaacctaatttataaatttaggGTTATGAACATTATGATAAGAGAAGAGAAGTGAATGGAAGGGTACGAACCATGCCGTCCTCGACATCATCGGGAGTTCCAGAGGTGGACCCAACCCTTGATCTTTGCATCGCCTTGTATGCTTGATTCTTCCCCATCCCCAACTCTTTTTACCTTTGAATTGCGGCTGAATGAATGAATGTTCAAACCAGTATTATTATGCGTTGTTCGTCTTCTAGTCAGCTCACCAATTTGGGGATCATAGACACTACACGAGTATTTATTTGttcgctgttaaaaaaatacttattaatttatttattaattaacgGAGGATGCAGTTTGAATTAACACTATATTTTTCAGGTTTTATTagaggaaaatgataaatcttttttaaaaaaataacttaattattctcttaaaaatttgatcatgtatataaattaatagatAAAATTAAGAGAGAACACATGTTATTGTTTAAGgttattaggaggattattgactacttttaaatgatttatcattttcctttattagaagaaaagaaagaagaaattgaacCGGAGAAGAAAACATACAAAaaattatctatctataatataactaaaagagaggggttgggggtacacttgcaCCCCTAACCCTCCtcttttagcctaatactcccaccttattaatcctttatttttttaatatttatttaataaaatatgactGACCTTTAATAAtaaatctttattatatataaatatataacatctagaaaaaactctcacatattCTTAACCCTAATAAAAAacctacggcaaaaaaaaagaagccatGATCGACAACccaaagatttttttatttatatactttttttatggACTATTTCGAAGTGGAAcaacccaaagaaaatcaaaacgttcgagatggtctttgttgatgaattgatatgtattttttatactatatactttacact
This portion of the Erigeron canadensis isolate Cc75 unplaced genomic scaffold, C_canadensis_v1 Conyza_canadensis_unscaffolded:15, whole genome shotgun sequence genome encodes:
- the LOC122584240 gene encoding NKAP family protein-like isoform X1, with the protein product MGKNQAYKAMQRSRVGSTSGTPDDVEDGMVDGSFHSPEWHAARLASLKTSHTVTWEEYKKKQKEEEIKKGELEADKDKMMREYRAQLDAERATKLAHGRNHSKDKLTHRKDKKDKDLRKRSNKKRKVKYLRKSSEPNSSGSSSESSSSDDDSRESKRSKSRSRKRKDKGTSQNPSI
- the LOC122584240 gene encoding corepressor interacting with RBPJ 1-like isoform X2 → MGKNQAYKAMQRSRVGSTSGTPDDVEDGMVDGSFHSPEWHAARLASLKTSHTVTWEEYKKKQKEEEIKKGELEADKDKMMREYRAQLDAERATKLAHGRNHSKDKLTHRKDKKDKDLRKRSNKKRKYLRKSSEPNSSGSSSESSSSDDDSRESKRSKSRSRKRKDKGTSQNPSI
- the LOC122584240 gene encoding uncharacterized protein LOC122584240 isoform X3; amino-acid sequence: MGKNQAYKAMQRSRVGSTSGTPDDVEDGMVDGSFHSPEWHAARLASLKTSHTVTWEEYKKKQKEEEIKKGELEADKDKMMREYRAQLDAERATKLAHGRNHSKDKLTHRKDKKDKDLRKRSNKKRKVKVKPCYQSQASNLPYSVCACGVRILITCI